The following DNA comes from Maylandia zebra isolate NMK-2024a linkage group LG6, Mzebra_GT3a, whole genome shotgun sequence.
TGCTAATGTTTCCTAACTGCTGTTTCCGATTCTTCAGATGGTCAAGCAGAGAACTAATCGACATGAACAGGACGCCTTCACTGCTCTCGTGGTCCTGGGTTAACATTAAATCCTCCGCCCAGGCTTGCTGTAAGCTTTCCCATAATGCCTCTGTGTCTTGCCTGAACTTCTGAGCCTCCTGCCAGTATTTGTGCGTCTCCAGTTTGGCTGTTTCGATGTCCTCCGTCATCTGACTGATATGGAACTGCAGCCTGCTGTTCTCCATGGTGACTTGCTCCAGTTTCACACCACAGTCGTAGATGCCCACCTCCACGGCTCTCAGCTCAGATGCCTGTCTGTGGAGCGTGTTGATGTGGCACGTTTGCAGCCCCTCCAGCTCAGCCTTCATTtcctctttgggctgaaggagttCACTGGTTTTCTCCTTCAGTGCCTGAATTGAAAGCTCCATctcactcctcctcttcctcagctcATTGAGAAGCTCTTCCAGCCTGTGGTGCCTGTTCTGCTCATCGCTCCACTCGGCCTCCACCTTCTTCAGAATCTTTTCCTTCTCCTCCACCTCCCTCTGCTTCTCCTTAACACTCTGAGCAACCTTGTCGACGTCAGTGGTGAGCTGCTGTAACTCCTGGCTCTGCCGGCTCTCGATTCTTTCGTACTCCTCCTTGGACCGGGTCACATGCCTCATCAGGAGGCTGGCATCAGTGGTCTTGGGCTCCTGCCTCAGGAGCGCTTCTTTTTTTTGAAGCAGCTCCTCATATCTTCTCTGGGTACTACTAATGTCAGATGTCATTTTCTCAATATGCTCCTCCTGTTTCCTCTTTGCCTCCTTCAGGAGCTGCAGGAGTTGCTCTTTCTCCTCCTGAAGCCAGCCCACATTCTTTTCTCCTGCATCCATATTGCTGCGTAGCTCTTCCTGATTCCTCTCAACGAGACGCTTGTTAATTACATCAGTTTCCTTGAGCTCTTTGACCTGCTTCTCCATCTCTTTGATCTCCCTGCCATGCTTTATGATGGAGGCAATACGCTCCTCCAGTTGCAGCCTGGACCACTCCAGCTGCTTGGAGATCTGCTGATGCTCAGCCCTGACCAAGTTCTCTTTAGTGTGCCGATGCTTGAACACCTCACAGACCTGAGTCAGGGCTGCCTCTAAATGCTGTTTTGATGCTCTGCCCTCCTTTATTTTACTGTCCATTGTGACGATTTCCTCTTGCAAGTTCTGCACAGTGAGGCTGAAGGCTTCCTCCAACTCATGCAGTTCCTCCTTCAGCAGATCCCTCTGTTGCCTCAGCTCCCGTTGCTTTTGGACTTCCCCTTCCAGCTGCTCCTCATGATGGTGCCGTGACACATTCAGTCTGTGTATGTTGTTCTCGACCTTACCCAACTCATCCATCAGCTCATCCAGCCGTCCCTGGGCTTTGTCTTTCTTGTTGGTAATGCTATCCAGCTCTCTTCTGCTACTCCTGTTCAGGTGGTTTTGCTGCTCTGTCTGCTCCTCAACATTGCTCACCTCTTCCAAGAGGTCATTTCTTTTCACGGAGGAGGCTTGTCTCTCCAGCTTCATGTTCTGCTCCAGGGTTAATCTGTCCTGCTCGACGCCGGCAATGCAGGACTTCAGCTCCTCTATATTCTCCCACGTCATGTTCAGCTGCATCTGTGAGCTGTACTTTAGGGAAAGTAGATCATTCAGAGTAGCCATGATGGTATCATGGTTAGCCTTCGCCTGATCCCGCTCCAGGTACAGGGACTTGTTTTGGCTGAGAAGGGATTCCTGCATTTTCGTAGCTTCTTCTTGGAGCTGAGAGACTGCACTGAGATCTTTGCACAGTTGCTGGATCTCCTCGGCATTTGATGCTCGCGCCGCTGCTACATCAGCCATGATCTCCTTGCTCATTCGTTCACGCATGTTGCTGATCTGGTGTCTCAGTTTGCTGTTTTCTATGCTTTCCACTTCCAAGTGTTCACGAGCAGCACGCCTGTCTGCCTCCAGCTCGCTGACAGCAGTCGTTATCTCCATCAGGTGGAGGCTGGCCTCAGGTGCGAACGGTACCTCCTCCTCTTTCAGGTATTCGTCCAGCTCCTTTAAACGCTCCAGAACCACCATAACCGATGAAAAGTCGGGCACCAGTGAAGAAGCCATATGTGACTACGTTTTGGAGCGTGTTAGCGGCACTCCGAGCCGTATACGGAGCGTTTCAAACAGATGCTCGCTGGCACGGATGACTTGTGTGTGCTGTCGTCGGGGTAACAGCTACCCCCCCTGTCTGctacttgttaaaaaaaaaaaaaaaaaaaaaaaaaaaggctggtgGAGTCAGTCCAAAATCCTAAGCTATTTAACCCACGATATTTGTTTGATTCATTTTATTAAGTAAAGCCTTCACCTGAAGCCTTTTCTGCAGCGTTAAAGTTCATACAGCAGCTAGCAATCGCCGATAACTTATGAGCGCTGTCGCCAGGGCAACGGTGTCCCCATCGCTACTAGCTCTACGGCAACCCGGTGACGTCAGCACGCTCGAAGCTACCTATCAGCCAAGTGCTAACCGCCAGAAAATAGCCCCAGGAAAACAAAGCAAGTTTGGCGAAGTCAGTGTTTGAAACGTGAATAGAAAAAATACTGTGTGCCCCCGGTCCCAAAATTTAAATGCTACAACTGTCAGCAGTGGGGTATGGTGCTTACCTACCTGGCGTACCCGATTTGGGGGTGATGTTTGGGTTCAGTCAGAAGGACCACAGCTAACATCCAACGCAGGCAGGGAGGCCGGCCACAGCTGCCTGGGTTGCCAGATTTTACGGTTTCACGTAgggtttctgctgcctctcATTTAGCCCGAGTAATATTAAATGCCTAATGGggcctaacacacacacacagagcgagagagaggaagaaaatagatggatggatgataaaTAGATCTGTTGTCATGATGGGTATTCATATTAAAAAAAGTGTAGCTGACCCTTGTAATCCACAAGGCTTCAAACCTGTCAAAGTGCTTGGTTTCTGTGGGTTTTTCTATTCCCAGCTCTGTGTGATTACAAGGACAGTCAATATTCCTAATACGGTCATGTCAGGAAACCCCCACCCACCCGCTTTCAAATAAGCCAATCAAGAGAAAGCTGGTTTCAATAAAGGCATTGGTGAGCTACAACAGTTTTTATTTCAACCCGTCAATAATATGCTGCAGCTTTCGCCAGATCTCACCCTAGCTGAGCACTTTATAGCCGATTTTGAACCAAGGTGATGGTGCTTcctaccatcatcatcatcataatataGCGTGAGAGGAAATATCTTgcgaaaaacttttttttcctatgTAAACTTTGTGcatatttcagcttttttctcGTCTGcacaaaccattaaaaaaatcttttactcTCAccgtgtgtttatacaccactctgcacaTAATTATGAGTTATTATTGATCTCTGACTCTCTTccaaagcatgttttttttgtcctgtctccctcccctcagcCCCAACCAGATGACtggccctccctgagcctggttctgctggacgtttcttcctgttgaaagggagtttttcctacttactgtcgccaaagtgcttgctcataggtggtcatctgattgttggggtttctctgtattattatagGGTCTTAACCATacgaggcaactgttgttgttgtggcactatataaataaaacgtcTACCTTTTATCAGAAGCTCCAGAATCTAACAAGTACTAACATaatacatgaaataaaattacatggatagttctttttttttaatgtgtgacaATCATTTGATAATTTGTAGCATGCAATGGCaatatcaggaaaaaaaatcctgtagTAGGACAGCATCAGGTCAAGCACAGCCCATGTCTGCAGCACTGGTCCTCAGGACTCCTGGGTTTTTGGTACCCTTTTGCAGCTGCccgctttacacacacacacaattttaccTTTACGCTGGCTTTGATAGCTGTTTTCCTCCTTAACCTTTTCCGAGGTTTGTGGAGACTGTGTTTATCTTTATAGGCAGTCGGTGTTTTTGCCGGCGTATTGAGAACAAGATGTGGCAACACTCGGCCGTCGCAGTGTGCTGTCGTCAGTCTACAGAGAAAGACGTAAAAAGCCCAGAAATAGAGCAGGTAGAAGGCCATGCGGTCCCACTGGCTGcagttctgtgtgtgtttaaacaaAAGCTGTGGACGCTCTTTGACCGGTTTCTCATTTTAAAACCAAACTGAGAGCTGTGAGATTTTTTTCACATCTTTGAAGGGAAGTGATTTATTAAAAACACGTGTCGTACACATGCCTGCAGTCAGGAACTTTTAAGATATTGATTGGTATCTGCTGCTTTTACTTTTAGAAAGAAGGTTTTCGCCGTCATTGACCTGAATCTGTGCGGTACAAGAGCGTTGCATGTAATCAGGTGGTGTAGTTTTCCTGTCTATGCATCGCAGATCTGGTAGCGGGGCTGCAGGCTGCAGAGCTACAGAAACATGGATCTTATCAGTAAACCCAGAAGCAAGTCCATCGTGTGGCTGTATTTTGGCTTAAAGGCGGATGAAAAGGGGCGACCTTTGAACACCGGTGAGGCCGTTTGTCGCCTGTGCCGAAAAATAGTGCTGGCAAAAGGTGGAAATACTACTAATTTAAGAAGCCACCTGAAAAGGCGACATCGTGCTGATTTCTTTGAGACCACTTCCTCCGCGACCTCGGGAGCTTTACTTGACACtcaaggtgatttttttttaacctaaaatAATTTCTTCATTGAAAACTTGTGGAATCTTAAAGTATGCATTAACTTATTTTCTCATATGTCTGAACCCTGCATGCCTCCAGCCCAGCAAAGCCGATCAGACATGGCTGCTCACATGGCTCACCTGGGGTTGCTTGAAAGTTGCATTTTAGTGCTGTGACAAAAAAATAGTCCCTGAGCCCCGACGCTGCTTTACTATGCAGCTTTTTTACAGTTAACTTGCAGACAAGGTGTGTTTAGTACTGCGCCTGTGCACACTCACAATCTGGTAGCTTTTCTAAACAACAGATCGATCATCAACCGGATGATACTTGGCTCAGATAATGTGCATTTTTTTATACCGTACGCGCCGAATAAACTGTACCATACTCTATGCACAGCGGTGTGTTTTTTACATCAGGAAGTCCTGCAATAAATGACGAATAGCTATCAGTCACACATGCGCAGTTGATGCCATGGTATAAACCGCTTGTATCCATAACCACTGTTTCATGCACATTGAGAAAGACTGGGTTTGTGTTCCGTGTAACTCCCACTGCCCACAAGCAATTTTTCTAAAAGGTGTTAAGCCGCCCcctctaaaaacaaaacaaaaccctccATATGAGgaaaaaatactaataaaaataGACCCCTCTCTCACTGTTTCAGTAATGTTAAGGTTCAGGCTCTGGTGAGGTGTTCCACTATGTTCTTTTCTATCCAGATATACttttacagcactttgtttgggAATCACTGACagcagctttatttttcagcatgacaatcaGGTGCTTTTTAGATGGTATTGCATGATGGATCAAAATCCAATGGTACTTTTATGACATCACTGggtgaaatgcagccccaagcCATGatagagcctccactgtgttttacagatgccCGTATACCCTTGTTTACCTCCTTTGTACATATTGGAAAACATTTGATCCAAACATTTTATAACTTGGTTTCATCACTTCATCAGacctttttctttcagctgcccTCTTACTGACACAGCATGTAGCTCTGGGTATTCGAGTTTGCAGATTTTGATGCCAGATGCAACCCcagagggatttgtgtctccacCTGTGCTCAAACCAGGGATCTCTTGCTTGATAGATGAATGTGTAACTCACTACACAATCTGCCTCCTTTGAAGCACAATATAAAAACTGTTGGCTCAAGACTGTTGCAGAGTGCTTTGGAGGTGCATGACTAAACTGTTGCAGATCGGTTTGATCCACATGTTATCTTCAGCTTTACCTGTATTTTGCCCCTGTCAGTtttatctatttaaaaaaaatgatctaGGTAAAAGACAACTTATTGGATAACACTGACTAAAAGGAGTCTCTTCGCCTCTCATGTT
Coding sequences within:
- the ccdc175 gene encoding uncharacterized protein ccdc175, which codes for MASSLVPDFSSVMVVLERLKELDEYLKEEEVPFAPEASLHLMEITTAVSELEADRRAAREHLEVESIENSKLRHQISNMRERMSKEIMADVAAARASNAEEIQQLCKDLSAVSQLQEEATKMQESLLSQNKSLYLERDQAKANHDTIMATLNDLLSLKYSSQMQLNMTWENIEELKSCIAGVEQDRLTLEQNMKLERQASSVKRNDLLEEVSNVEEQTEQQNHLNRSSRRELDSITNKKDKAQGRLDELMDELGKVENNIHRLNVSRHHHEEQLEGEVQKQRELRQQRDLLKEELHELEEAFSLTVQNLQEEIVTMDSKIKEGRASKQHLEAALTQVCEVFKHRHTKENLVRAEHQQISKQLEWSRLQLEERIASIIKHGREIKEMEKQVKELKETDVINKRLVERNQEELRSNMDAGEKNVGWLQEEKEQLLQLLKEAKRKQEEHIEKMTSDISSTQRRYEELLQKKEALLRQEPKTTDASLLMRHVTRSKEEYERIESRQSQELQQLTTDVDKVAQSVKEKQREVEEKEKILKKVEAEWSDEQNRHHRLEELLNELRKRRSEMELSIQALKEKTSELLQPKEEMKAELEGLQTCHINTLHRQASELRAVEVGIYDCGVKLEQVTMENSRLQFHISQMTEDIETAKLETHKYWQEAQKFRQDTEALWESLQQAWAEDLMLTQDHESSEGVLFMSISSLLDHLKNRKQQLGNISTLLHQQMLDFSKRLGDKTTAKLCS